One Actinosynnema pretiosum DNA segment encodes these proteins:
- a CDS encoding DUF6055 domain-containing protein, with amino-acid sequence MIGRSGRRRPLRAWVTALVVGVLAAGLVQPTAASAAAKSVYIPARWTQTGEVPWAQERTRESDNFILLWGEKSGANPAAAPSPYNFDPNSVITQLENLYSFYVNTMKFTPETGLLAQHKIIVIVTRTWNRTALDAWATGGSTDGRVGVINVAPGAALPGSWGLAHELAHVFQNYTFLGRSGVGFTAPHSGTFWETSAEFMAMQALPTTAAGDLTRWLRSENLYWSSSRHHYGNWMLMQYVKDRDGLAMFNRIWNEATSSEHPLDTYRRIAGITQAELNRRIGEYATRNVTWDFGNRSTLMPFIDNVYGSGFLKAYNGGLVEAVDAGAGHFRMNTRTAPSDYGFNKIKMVPTTNGGLVKVRVKGHTETGAAGWAFGMVALRNGGSPRYSPVTVATDGQIDFQLQSGENEVYLVVTGTPNSVPRYAFLDGYNAAKRYPYEFRVSGATPSGFEPNHVKPAATGGGRWHSNGGGWVANTANVAASAYVGPKAAVMGRASVQGNARIEGLGWVNGGTVGGNAVVRDNALVQDGANLSGNVVVGGDAEFAIACSSGTYLAFNPDRGCDGRAGETDVNPAHGTFPTSDLALR; translated from the coding sequence ATGATCGGCAGATCAGGACGGCGGAGGCCGCTGCGCGCTTGGGTGACGGCCCTGGTCGTCGGCGTGCTGGCGGCGGGGCTCGTGCAGCCCACCGCGGCGAGCGCGGCGGCCAAGTCCGTCTACATCCCGGCGCGCTGGACCCAGACGGGCGAGGTCCCCTGGGCGCAGGAGCGGACCCGCGAGTCCGACAACTTCATCCTGCTGTGGGGCGAGAAGTCCGGCGCCAACCCGGCGGCCGCGCCCTCCCCCTACAACTTCGACCCGAACAGCGTCATCACCCAGCTGGAGAACCTCTACAGCTTCTACGTGAACACGATGAAGTTCACGCCGGAGACGGGGCTGCTCGCCCAGCACAAGATCATCGTGATCGTCACCCGGACCTGGAACCGGACCGCGCTGGACGCCTGGGCGACCGGCGGCTCCACCGACGGCCGGGTCGGCGTGATCAACGTGGCGCCCGGCGCGGCGCTGCCCGGCTCGTGGGGCCTGGCGCACGAGCTGGCGCACGTCTTCCAGAACTACACCTTCCTGGGCCGCTCCGGGGTGGGCTTCACCGCGCCGCACTCGGGCACGTTCTGGGAGACCAGCGCGGAGTTCATGGCCATGCAGGCGCTGCCGACCACGGCCGCGGGCGACCTGACCCGCTGGCTGCGCTCGGAGAACCTGTACTGGAGCTCCAGCCGCCACCACTACGGCAACTGGATGCTGATGCAGTACGTCAAGGACCGCGACGGTCTGGCGATGTTCAACCGCATCTGGAACGAGGCCACCAGCTCCGAGCACCCGCTGGACACCTACCGGCGCATCGCCGGGATCACCCAGGCCGAGCTGAACCGGCGGATCGGCGAGTACGCGACCCGCAACGTCACGTGGGACTTCGGCAACCGCTCGACGCTGATGCCCTTCATCGACAACGTGTACGGCTCCGGGTTCCTCAAGGCGTACAACGGCGGTCTGGTCGAGGCGGTGGACGCGGGCGCCGGGCACTTCCGGATGAACACCCGCACCGCGCCGTCCGACTACGGCTTCAACAAGATCAAGATGGTGCCGACCACCAACGGCGGCCTGGTGAAGGTGCGCGTCAAGGGGCACACCGAGACCGGCGCCGCGGGCTGGGCGTTCGGCATGGTGGCGCTGCGCAACGGCGGAAGCCCGCGCTACTCGCCGGTGACCGTGGCCACCGACGGGCAGATCGACTTCCAGCTCCAGTCCGGTGAGAACGAGGTCTACCTGGTCGTCACCGGCACGCCGAACTCGGTGCCGCGCTACGCGTTCCTGGACGGCTACAACGCCGCGAAGCGCTACCCGTACGAGTTCCGGGTGTCCGGCGCGACGCCGTCCGGGTTCGAGCCGAACCACGTCAAGCCCGCGGCGACCGGTGGTGGCCGCTGGCACAGCAACGGCGGCGGTTGGGTCGCGAACACCGCGAACGTGGCCGCGAGCGCGTACGTCGGCCCCAAGGCCGCCGTCATGGGCCGTGCCTCGGTGCAGGGCAACGCGCGCATCGAGGGCCTGGGCTGGGTCAACGGCGGCACGGTCGGCGGCAACGCGGTCGTGCGGGACAACGCGCTGGTCCAGGACGGGGCGAACCTGTCGGGCAACGTCGTGGTCGGCGGCGACGCCGAGTTCGCGATCGCCTGCTCGTCCGGCACGTACCTGGCGTTCAACCCCGACCGGGGTTGCGACGGCAGGGCCGGGGAGACCGACGTCAACCCGGCGCACGGCACGTTCCCGACCTCGGACCTGGCCCTGCGCTAG
- a CDS encoding IS701 family transposase produces MVVDAVEAELDRVHARIAGRFARAEPRARAREYLLGLTAGLARANGWTLAEWAQEVSPDGMQRLLRSADWDVDGVRDDLRDHVVARFGEAGGALVLGDAGFAKRGDRSAGVHRQRRGADGRVENCQVGVFLAYSSARGRALVDRELHLPDPWVDDPVRRAAAGVPDRVGSATVARRGAEMVERALGAGVPFRWVAGGGEHGRDARLRVWLEQRDLPHVLVVDGDAPSVGADGGVTSAGELVDALPAGAWRRAGEGVWARVALRAPQRPGRARWLLARRDATGVTPHLCYGPRRATLLELVSAASACGHAEDCLRRADARAGLGQYQVRSWRAWHAHVTLSMLADAWLATCGAEAG; encoded by the coding sequence GTGGTGGTCGACGCGGTTGAGGCGGAGTTGGACCGGGTGCACGCTCGGATCGCCGGTCGGTTCGCGCGGGCGGAGCCCCGCGCGCGGGCCCGCGAGTACCTGCTGGGGTTGACGGCGGGGTTGGCGCGGGCCAACGGGTGGACGTTGGCCGAGTGGGCTCAGGAGGTGTCACCCGACGGGATGCAGCGCTTGCTGCGCTCGGCGGACTGGGACGTGGACGGCGTTCGGGACGACCTGCGGGACCACGTCGTGGCGCGCTTCGGTGAAGCGGGCGGGGCGCTGGTGCTCGGCGACGCCGGGTTCGCGAAGCGGGGCGACCGGTCGGCGGGCGTGCACCGGCAGCGCCGGGGAGCCGACGGGCGGGTGGAGAACTGCCAGGTGGGCGTGTTCCTGGCCTACTCCTCCGCGCGGGGTCGCGCGCTGGTCGACCGGGAGCTGCACCTGCCGGACCCGTGGGTCGACGACCCGGTCAGGCGCGCGGCAGCGGGGGTGCCGGACCGGGTGGGGTCGGCGACCGTGGCCAGGCGGGGCGCGGAGATGGTGGAGCGGGCGCTGGGGGCGGGGGTGCCCTTCCGCTGGGTGGCCGGGGGCGGGGAGCACGGGCGCGACGCCCGCCTGCGGGTGTGGTTGGAGCAGCGGGACCTGCCGCACGTGCTGGTGGTCGACGGGGACGCGCCGTCGGTGGGCGCGGACGGTGGCGTGACGAGCGCCGGGGAGCTGGTGGACGCGCTGCCTGCCGGGGCGTGGCGGCGCGCGGGTGAGGGGGTGTGGGCGAGGGTGGCGCTGCGCGCGCCGCAGAGGCCGGGCCGGGCGCGGTGGCTGCTGGCCCGGCGCGACGCGACCGGCGTCACCCCGCACCTGTGCTACGGGCCGCGCAGGGCCACCCTGCTGGAGCTGGTCTCGGCGGCGAGCGCGTGCGGGCACGCGGAGGACTGCCTGCGCAGAGCGGACGCCCGCGCCGGGTTGGGTCAGTACCAGGTGCGGTCCTGGCGGGCGTGGCACGCGCACGTCACGCTGTCGATGCTCGCCGACGCCTGGCTCGCGACGTGCGGCGCGGAAGCCGGTTGA
- a CDS encoding inositol monophosphatase family protein, which translates to MTAELLPVAREAVAIARRTVVSSAPTGVREKVARDVVTDVDLAVEDAVREFLARETPHLAFVGEERGRSGPDDVPWWVLDPVDGTSNFARGIPLCGISLGLVEGPTSVLGVIDLPFLDLRYSAVRGGGAFVGDTALRASEVTGLPQAVVSLGDFAVGEDARARNRVRLALLEHFGARAQRVRMVGSAAIDLAWVADGRLDAAVMLSNLPWDTAAGVLLVREAGGLVLDAGGADHTVTSPSTVAVCPGLRDAVLDVLREAGA; encoded by the coding sequence ATGACCGCCGAACTGCTGCCCGTCGCCCGCGAGGCCGTCGCCATCGCCCGCCGCACCGTCGTCTCCAGCGCGCCCACGGGCGTGCGCGAGAAGGTGGCCCGCGACGTGGTCACCGACGTCGACCTGGCGGTGGAGGACGCGGTCCGCGAGTTCCTCGCCCGCGAGACGCCGCACCTGGCCTTCGTCGGCGAGGAGCGTGGCCGCAGCGGACCCGACGACGTGCCCTGGTGGGTGCTCGACCCGGTCGACGGCACCTCGAACTTCGCGCGCGGCATCCCCCTGTGCGGCATCTCGCTCGGGCTGGTGGAGGGCCCCACGAGCGTGCTCGGCGTGATCGACCTGCCGTTCCTGGACCTGCGCTACAGCGCCGTGCGAGGCGGCGGGGCGTTCGTCGGCGACACCGCGCTGCGCGCCTCCGAGGTCACCGGGCTGCCGCAGGCCGTCGTGTCGCTCGGCGACTTCGCGGTGGGGGAGGACGCCCGCGCGCGCAACCGGGTGCGCCTCGCGCTGCTGGAGCACTTCGGCGCCCGCGCCCAGCGCGTCCGCATGGTCGGCAGCGCCGCGATCGACCTGGCCTGGGTCGCCGACGGCAGGCTCGACGCCGCCGTGATGCTCTCCAACCTGCCCTGGGACACGGCGGCGGGCGTGCTGCTGGTGCGCGAGGCCGGCGGCCTGGTCCTGGACGCCGGTGGCGCCGACCACACCGTCACCTCGCCGTCGACCGTCGCGGTGTGCCCTGGTCTGCGCGACGCGGTCCTCGACGTCCTGCGCGAGGCCGGGGCCTGA
- a CDS encoding ABC transporter transmembrane domain-containing protein: MSPEQSAAAPLPAPEAGPAPGGDRPPGARTPSDDRSGGDRPDNGRRDNGRLDGVQPGGVQLGDDRPSGIQPGGVQLGGIQPGGDQSARGREAGVEAPGRALLRDVFRRNARSTALGCALSVVHQTCEALVPVAIGLAVDRAVSSGSPAAIAVAVLGVLLLFAVLSSGGGLSFWVLDRTILTEAHRLRVRGIGRVLTDPAVGQDRRAGELTNILTSDARATAESLRVRALLVSASVGLTVSVVVLLGVDLLLGLGVVVVLPLLVLGVDRLGPWLENRVQARQEAGGLAAAVAAELVHALRPLRGFGGVPEAVRRYRIASRRSLGTAVDAATASSALVGVGQIATGLLLVGTTAAAGLMALSGRISVGELVTVVAMASFVADPVRYIADCVKQIAVSRASADRVAALLAPARAEERATDPEPGPLTVRSAGVEFTLKPGEVLGLVVADPAVADRITALLNGAGPGAWLGDVPLADVDMHVRRRHLHVEPHAAHLLGGSLTAALDTGRATDQAAVDRALAAASAEDVVESLVDGDLHDHGANLSGGQRQRLALARALAAGPPLLVLRDPLTAVDAVTEHRVARGVHELRHGTGAGTVVLTTSPPLLSRCDRVVFVAAEAERAGSASHGDASHAEGTHADLSAIPAYAEVVLR; this comes from the coding sequence ATGTCCCCTGAGCAGAGCGCCGCGGCGCCGCTGCCCGCACCCGAGGCGGGACCCGCGCCCGGCGGCGACCGTCCCCCCGGCGCACGAACCCCGAGCGACGACCGGTCCGGCGGTGACCGGCCCGACAACGGCCGGCGCGACAACGGCCGGCTCGACGGTGTCCAGCCCGGTGGTGTCCAGCTCGGCGATGACCGGCCCAGCGGCATCCAGCCCGGCGGTGTCCAGCTCGGTGGCATCCAGCCCGGTGGCGACCAGTCGGCCCGCGGCAGGGAGGCCGGCGTCGAAGCGCCCGGTCGGGCCCTGCTGCGCGACGTGTTCCGGCGCAACGCCCGGTCCACCGCGCTCGGGTGCGCGTTGTCCGTCGTGCACCAGACCTGCGAAGCGCTGGTGCCGGTCGCCATCGGGCTCGCTGTCGACCGGGCCGTGTCCAGCGGGTCGCCCGCCGCGATCGCGGTCGCGGTGCTCGGGGTGCTGCTGCTGTTCGCGGTGCTCTCCTCCGGTGGCGGCCTGTCGTTCTGGGTGCTCGACCGGACGATCCTCACCGAGGCGCACCGGTTGCGCGTGCGCGGCATCGGGCGGGTGCTGACCGATCCGGCCGTCGGGCAGGACCGCCGGGCAGGCGAGTTGACGAACATCCTCACCTCGGACGCCCGCGCCACCGCCGAGTCGCTGCGCGTGCGGGCCCTGCTGGTGTCCGCCTCGGTCGGCCTGACGGTGTCCGTGGTGGTGCTGCTCGGCGTCGACCTGCTGCTCGGGCTCGGGGTCGTCGTGGTGCTCCCGCTGCTGGTCCTGGGCGTCGACCGGCTCGGGCCGTGGCTGGAGAACCGGGTGCAGGCCCGGCAGGAGGCCGGGGGGCTCGCCGCCGCCGTCGCCGCCGAGCTGGTGCACGCCCTGCGCCCGCTGCGCGGCTTCGGCGGCGTGCCCGAGGCGGTGCGCCGCTACCGGATCGCCAGCCGCCGCTCGCTCGGCACCGCCGTCGACGCGGCCACCGCCTCGTCCGCCCTGGTGGGCGTCGGCCAGATCGCCACCGGGCTGCTGCTGGTCGGCACCACCGCCGCCGCGGGCCTGATGGCGCTGTCCGGGCGGATCAGCGTGGGCGAGCTGGTGACCGTCGTCGCGATGGCCTCCTTCGTCGCCGACCCGGTCCGCTACATCGCCGACTGCGTCAAGCAGATCGCCGTGTCCCGCGCCAGCGCCGACCGCGTCGCCGCGCTGCTCGCCCCCGCCCGCGCCGAGGAGCGCGCCACCGACCCCGAGCCCGGTCCGCTGACCGTGCGCTCGGCCGGGGTCGAGTTCACCCTCAAGCCGGGCGAGGTGCTGGGCTTGGTGGTCGCCGACCCGGCCGTCGCCGACCGGATCACCGCCCTGCTCAACGGCGCGGGCCCCGGCGCGTGGCTCGGCGACGTGCCGCTCGCCGACGTGGACATGCACGTGCGCCGCCGCCACCTGCACGTCGAACCGCACGCCGCCCACCTGCTCGGCGGCAGCCTCACCGCCGCGCTCGACACCGGGCGCGCCACCGACCAGGCCGCCGTCGACCGCGCGCTGGCGGCGGCCTCGGCCGAGGACGTCGTCGAGTCGCTGGTCGACGGCGACCTGCACGACCACGGCGCGAACCTGTCCGGCGGGCAGCGCCAGCGCCTCGCGCTGGCCAGGGCGCTCGCCGCCGGCCCGCCGCTGCTGGTGCTGCGCGACCCGCTCACCGCCGTCGACGCGGTCACCGAGCACCGCGTCGCCAGGGGCGTGCACGAGCTGCGCCACGGCACGGGCGCGGGCACCGTCGTGCTGACCACGTCCCCGCCGCTGCTCTCGCGCTGCGACCGCGTGGTGTTCGTGGCCGCCGAGGCCGAGCGGGCCGGGAGCGCCTCGCACGGGGACGCCTCGCACGCCGAGGGCACCCACGCCGACCTGTCCGCCATCCCCGCCTACGCCGAGGTGGTGCTGCGATGA
- a CDS encoding ABC transporter ATP-binding protein has product MTTAETTTAETTTAEPTERTTEPVTHPTLPVATGRQSAAELWRAVRAHRSEALVVLLLTLLASAGVVAGPLLLGGLVDVVREGATTGELLALLAVTAAAVLFGAVFTALALRAMERLGARISADLRERVLARALAVEPKVLERVGVGDVASRVTEDVEHFVAAVPLVSSVFGAVVTVVVSALGFASLDYRLALAFCAVFPVYALALRSYLPKAGPLYAAERRDAAERGRVLLESLHGLPTVRAYDMQELQAKRVEVASERNVSTALRALKTVLRFSMSMNAAEAVGLSALLLTGYLLVTSGEVTVGAVTAAALLFHRLFGPLGMLLMSFDDVQRAGSALARVVGVLLTPREPERAPRSPRGPVSLTAQGVRHSYDTGREVLHGVDLEVPAGASLAVVGASGAGKTTLAAILGGVFPATQGQVRLVDDAGPVPVGELDQDGLRDWVGVVSQETHVFAGPLRDDVLFSAPGSTDEQVRDALAAVGADAWVRALPQGLDTRVGAGEHPLTASQVQQLALARLVLRDPPVVVLDEATAEAGSSGARDLERAAEAAVRGRTAIVVAHRLTQAKACDRIAVVDAGRVVELGTHDELVALGGRYATLWAAWSQR; this is encoded by the coding sequence ATGACCACCGCCGAGACGACCACCGCTGAAACGACCACCGCCGAGCCGACCGAGCGGACCACCGAGCCCGTGACCCACCCCACCCTGCCCGTGGCCACCGGCCGCCAGTCGGCCGCCGAGCTGTGGCGGGCCGTGCGCGCCCACCGCTCCGAGGCGCTGGTCGTGCTGCTGCTGACCCTGCTCGCCAGCGCGGGCGTGGTCGCCGGACCGCTGCTGCTGGGCGGCCTGGTGGACGTGGTCCGCGAGGGCGCCACCACCGGCGAGCTGCTCGCCCTGCTCGCCGTCACCGCCGCCGCCGTGCTGTTCGGCGCCGTGTTCACCGCGCTGGCCCTGCGCGCCATGGAGCGCCTGGGCGCCCGGATCTCCGCCGACCTGCGCGAGCGCGTGCTGGCGCGCGCGCTGGCCGTGGAGCCGAAGGTGCTGGAGCGGGTGGGCGTCGGCGACGTCGCCTCCCGCGTCACCGAGGACGTCGAGCACTTCGTCGCGGCCGTCCCGCTGGTGTCGTCGGTGTTCGGCGCCGTCGTCACCGTCGTGGTGTCCGCGCTGGGCTTCGCCTCGCTGGACTACCGGCTCGCGCTCGCGTTCTGCGCGGTGTTCCCGGTGTACGCGCTGGCGCTGCGCTCCTACCTGCCCAAGGCGGGTCCGCTGTACGCGGCCGAGCGCCGGGACGCCGCCGAGCGCGGCCGGGTGCTGCTGGAGTCGCTGCACGGCCTGCCGACCGTGCGCGCCTACGACATGCAGGAGTTGCAGGCCAAGCGGGTCGAGGTGGCGTCCGAGCGCAACGTGAGCACGGCGCTGCGCGCGCTCAAGACGGTGCTGCGCTTCAGCATGTCGATGAACGCCGCCGAGGCCGTCGGGCTGTCCGCGCTGCTGCTGACCGGCTACCTGCTGGTCACCTCGGGCGAGGTGACGGTGGGCGCGGTCACGGCCGCAGCCCTGCTGTTCCACCGCCTGTTCGGCCCGCTGGGGATGCTGCTGATGTCGTTCGACGACGTGCAGCGCGCCGGTTCCGCGCTCGCCAGGGTCGTCGGGGTGCTGCTCACCCCGCGGGAGCCCGAGCGCGCGCCGAGGTCCCCGCGCGGTCCGGTGTCCCTGACCGCGCAGGGCGTGCGCCACTCCTACGACACCGGCCGCGAGGTGCTGCACGGCGTCGACCTGGAGGTCCCGGCGGGCGCGTCGCTGGCCGTGGTCGGGGCCAGCGGCGCGGGCAAGACGACGCTCGCGGCGATCCTCGGCGGGGTCTTCCCGGCCACGCAGGGCCAGGTGCGCCTGGTCGACGACGCCGGTCCGGTCCCGGTGGGCGAGCTGGACCAGGACGGCCTGCGCGACTGGGTCGGCGTGGTCTCCCAGGAGACGCACGTGTTCGCGGGCCCGCTGCGCGACGACGTCCTGTTCTCCGCGCCGGGCAGCACGGACGAGCAGGTGCGCGACGCGCTGGCCGCCGTGGGCGCGGACGCGTGGGTGCGGGCCCTGCCTCAGGGCCTGGACACGCGGGTGGGCGCGGGCGAGCACCCGCTGACCGCCTCGCAGGTGCAGCAGCTGGCGCTGGCCAGGCTCGTGCTGCGCGACCCGCCGGTGGTCGTCCTGGACGAGGCCACCGCCGAGGCGGGCAGCTCCGGCGCGCGCGACCTGGAGCGGGCGGCCGAGGCCGCGGTGCGCGGTCGCACCGCGATCGTCGTGGCGCACCGGCTGACCCAGGCCAAGGCGTGCGACCGGATCGCGGTCGTGGACGCCGGGCGCGTGGTCGAGCTGGGCACCCACGACGAGCTGGTCGCCCTGGGCGGCCGGTACGCGACCCTGTGGGCGGCCTGGTCCCAGCGCTGA
- a CDS encoding glycoside hydrolase family 12 protein — MVNRIRAAFAVFAVVASLLASTGAASAAVWSSTDKWGTWSNGGYTVRNDVWGSGVGPQTIWANSYSNWGVWADHPNTGGVKSYPHSAKAIGRKLSALSALRSSFTVTRPGGGAYATAYDIWADNHAYEIMIWANKQGAVGPIGSKQTTVSVGGHTWDVHRGSNGSNAVFSFIRTANTNSGTVDVLAVLRWIRTQGWYGDVTVDEVQFGFEITSSAGGMDFVSTSFSVTS; from the coding sequence ATGGTGAACAGGATTCGCGCCGCGTTCGCGGTGTTCGCGGTCGTCGCCTCGCTCCTCGCCTCGACCGGTGCGGCGAGCGCGGCGGTCTGGTCGTCGACCGACAAGTGGGGGACCTGGTCCAACGGCGGCTACACCGTCCGCAACGACGTGTGGGGCAGCGGCGTGGGGCCGCAGACCATCTGGGCCAACAGCTACAGCAACTGGGGCGTGTGGGCCGACCACCCGAACACCGGCGGGGTCAAGTCCTACCCGCACTCGGCGAAGGCGATCGGGCGCAAGCTCAGCGCGCTGAGCGCGCTCCGCAGCTCGTTCACCGTCACCAGGCCCGGTGGCGGGGCCTACGCCACCGCGTACGACATCTGGGCGGACAACCACGCCTACGAGATCATGATCTGGGCCAACAAGCAGGGCGCGGTCGGGCCGATCGGGTCGAAGCAGACCACGGTCAGCGTCGGCGGGCACACCTGGGACGTGCACCGGGGCTCGAACGGCTCGAACGCGGTGTTCTCGTTCATCCGCACGGCGAACACCAACTCCGGCACGGTGGACGTGCTCGCGGTGCTGCGCTGGATCCGCACCCAGGGGTGGTACGGGGACGTGACGGTGGACGAGGTGCAGTTCGGCTTCGAGATCACCTCGTCGGCGGGCGGGATGGACTTCGTGTCCACCAGCTTCTCGGTCACGAGCTGA
- a CDS encoding AAA family ATPase, with protein sequence MFRFRCRAFRTYPAGSLGEILGNLVERDQQLAVLTGMLTDALRGSGGVALVRGPSGSGKTALLNAFAEHASALGVRWLGATAWGARADRAAGLADQLARAGGSAPAPPDHREDHVPLVVAVDDFQHADVGFADELLHLARELRFRPALLVLAELTPLRPHQHPARSQLLRHPRFSSIRLGPLSRDGGATLIAGSVPDQVPRPLLDAAHAATGGNPALVSAIAEDLGAGLREPPWGESFGHTVRAFLDAAEPPVREAATALAVLGPSAPPRALAALLRVDPTTADARLGALVEAGLVQARRFRHPAVGAAVLAGTDQQTRSDLDHRAALVLRDLGAPVTAVARHLLDAGALPGPATRWEAAVLSEAAEHAIASDELDLARRHLELARQRCPDEHGRAELAARLAVVDWRLGTTGVTGKLPELLEAADRGFLRDDDALEVTGQLLWHGRIAEAARLLGRVGGDVSPAGLRAAHLWVALSCPALLAHMPSPAPRGLDPAATMTTDTDARLRAVEALDALLRGGPDTAPVNEAVRVLQVGAASKSSLEPSGFALLVLLYADRFEEARSWCELLIELARDRGVPAWQATFAEIRAQIAARTGDLPSAVRHAHAALASTSARGWGAAVGVPLGVLVEALVDMGRFAEAEEALNRPVPPTMFQTRWGLHHLHARGRYHLATGRPHAALGDFLAVGERLRLWDLDLPALIPWRTGAAEAHLGLGDRAAAARLLAEQSALPGGGGPRLRGTALRVGAAAAEPGLRVRLAKEAVDQLEIAGDRLELARAFVELCAAFRACGDPRRARTVARRALLVAEGCRAEPLVEALAGHSGAGHPEPRQDPAPGVEDVCSLTGAERRVAELAAVGATNREIARTLVVTVSTVEQHLTKVYRKLSVRRRTELPAALAIHVGRGDDPWRTGAGPRYADHGPRRLA encoded by the coding sequence GTGTTCCGGTTCCGCTGTCGCGCGTTCCGGACTTATCCGGCAGGTTCGTTGGGGGAAATCTTGGGCAACTTGGTTGAACGAGACCAACAACTCGCTGTCCTCACTGGAATGCTGACCGACGCGCTGCGCGGCTCGGGTGGCGTCGCCCTGGTCAGAGGTCCTTCGGGCAGTGGGAAGACCGCGCTCCTGAACGCCTTCGCCGAGCACGCCTCGGCGCTCGGCGTGCGGTGGCTCGGCGCCACCGCCTGGGGTGCGCGCGCCGACCGGGCCGCAGGGCTGGCCGACCAGCTCGCCCGCGCGGGCGGGAGCGCCCCGGCCCCGCCCGACCACCGGGAGGACCACGTGCCGCTCGTGGTCGCCGTCGACGACTTCCAGCACGCCGACGTGGGCTTCGCGGACGAACTGCTCCACCTCGCGCGCGAACTCCGCTTCCGCCCCGCGCTGCTGGTGCTCGCCGAGCTGACCCCGCTGCGCCCGCACCAGCACCCGGCGCGCTCGCAACTGCTGCGCCACCCCAGGTTCTCCTCCATCCGCCTGGGCCCGCTGTCCAGGGACGGGGGCGCGACCCTGATCGCCGGGAGCGTGCCGGACCAGGTCCCGCGCCCGCTCCTGGACGCCGCGCACGCGGCCACCGGAGGCAACCCCGCCCTGGTCAGCGCGATCGCCGAGGACCTGGGCGCGGGTCTGCGCGAGCCGCCGTGGGGCGAGTCCTTCGGGCACACCGTCCGGGCCTTCCTGGACGCCGCCGAACCCCCGGTGCGGGAGGCCGCCACCGCGCTGGCCGTGCTCGGTCCCTCCGCACCGCCCCGCGCCCTCGCAGCCCTGCTGCGCGTCGACCCGACCACTGCGGACGCCCGGCTCGGCGCGCTCGTGGAGGCTGGTCTGGTGCAGGCCCGGCGCTTCCGGCACCCCGCCGTCGGGGCCGCCGTGCTGGCGGGGACCGACCAGCAGACCCGATCCGACCTCGACCATCGCGCCGCGCTCGTCCTGCGCGACCTGGGCGCCCCGGTCACCGCCGTCGCCCGGCACCTGCTCGACGCGGGCGCGCTGCCCGGTCCCGCCACCCGCTGGGAGGCCGCCGTGCTGTCCGAGGCGGCCGAGCACGCGATCGCCTCGGACGAGCTCGACCTGGCGCGCCGCCACCTGGAGCTGGCCCGCCAGCGGTGCCCGGACGAGCACGGGCGCGCCGAGCTGGCCGCGCGGCTGGCCGTCGTCGACTGGCGGCTCGGCACCACAGGGGTCACCGGCAAGCTCCCCGAACTGCTGGAGGCGGCTGACCGGGGTTTCCTGCGCGACGACGACGCGCTGGAGGTCACCGGACAGCTGCTGTGGCACGGCCGCATCGCGGAGGCGGCGCGGCTCCTCGGCCGCGTGGGCGGCGACGTGAGCCCGGCGGGGCTGCGAGCCGCCCACCTGTGGGTGGCCCTGTCGTGCCCCGCGCTGCTGGCGCACATGCCCTCCCCGGCACCACGCGGCCTCGACCCCGCCGCGACCATGACCACCGACACCGACGCCAGGTTGCGCGCGGTCGAGGCGTTGGACGCCCTGCTCCGGGGCGGACCGGACACCGCCCCGGTCAACGAGGCCGTCCGGGTGCTCCAGGTCGGGGCCGCCTCCAAGTCCTCCCTGGAACCGAGCGGGTTCGCGCTGCTGGTGCTGCTCTACGCGGACCGCTTCGAGGAGGCCCGCTCCTGGTGCGAGCTGCTCATCGAGCTGGCGCGCGACCGGGGCGTGCCCGCCTGGCAGGCGACCTTCGCCGAGATCCGCGCGCAGATCGCCGCCCGCACCGGCGACCTGCCCTCGGCGGTGCGCCACGCGCACGCGGCCCTGGCGTCCACCTCCGCGCGCGGCTGGGGAGCCGCGGTCGGGGTCCCGCTCGGCGTCCTGGTGGAGGCCCTGGTCGACATGGGCCGCTTCGCCGAGGCCGAGGAGGCGCTCAACCGCCCCGTGCCGCCGACGATGTTCCAGACCCGCTGGGGCCTGCACCACCTGCACGCCAGGGGGCGCTACCACCTGGCGACCGGGAGGCCGCACGCCGCGCTCGGCGACTTCCTCGCCGTGGGTGAGCGGTTGCGCCTGTGGGACCTGGACCTGCCCGCGCTCATCCCGTGGCGCACCGGCGCGGCTGAGGCGCACCTGGGGCTGGGCGATCGCGCCGCCGCCGCCAGGCTGCTGGCCGAGCAGTCCGCGCTGCCGGGTGGCGGCGGCCCCAGGTTGCGAGGCACGGCGTTGCGGGTGGGCGCGGCTGCGGCTGAGCCGGGGCTGCGGGTCCGCCTGGCGAAGGAGGCGGTGGACCAGCTGGAGATCGCGGGCGACCGGCTCGAGCTGGCCAGGGCGTTCGTCGAGCTGTGCGCGGCGTTCCGCGCGTGCGGCGACCCGCGCAGGGCCAGGACGGTGGCCCGGCGGGCGCTGCTGGTGGCCGAGGGCTGCCGGGCCGAGCCGCTGGTCGAGGCGCTCGCCGGGCACAGCGGAGCGGGCCACCCCGAGCCGCGCCAGGACCCGGCGCCCGGCGTCGAGGACGTGTGCTCGCTCACCGGCGCCGAGCGCAGGGTGGCCGAACTGGCCGCGGTCGGCGCCACCAACCGCGAGATAGCCCGCACCCTGGTCGTCACGGTCAGCACGGTCGAGCAGCACCTGACCAAGGTCTACCGCAAGCTCAGCGTCCGGCGCAGGACGGAGCTGCCCGCCGCGCTGGCCATCCACGTCGGGCGCGGCGACGACCCGTGGCGGACCGGGGCGGGGCCGCGGTACGCCGACCACGGGCCCCGGAGGCTCGCCTGA